The Lacrimispora xylanolytica genome has a segment encoding these proteins:
- a CDS encoding AI-2E family transporter: MSWLKAGMNILMPFFYGFIIAYLLNIPCSALERNFKRSKSVFWKKRARSVSILIVYVLLIVIISITMNIIIPSLQRNITDFIVNFNTYYNNAITAIKQLPIENTEVLDTILETVTSKISLKILLESIGLTNILSSLNVVFGLTSVIFSSVIAIITSIYLLVETHNFKNYMSRVSRLFLPRKTREVIGKYGNIISESFKKFIACQLLDSCILGIITTIEFSVLGSRHAVALGMMLAILNIIPYFGSIFGSIIAVIVVASTNGIGTGLITAVVLLITQQIDGNVIQPKLMGNSFSLSPALIVIGISIGGSVAGVWGMILAIPIVNIVKQITDDMIAAREAAVLEAERYADADMLQHEDI, from the coding sequence ATGAGCTGGTTAAAAGCTGGGATGAATATATTAATGCCATTTTTCTATGGATTCATCATTGCGTATCTGCTGAATATTCCCTGTTCTGCTTTGGAACGAAATTTCAAGCGATCTAAATCTGTGTTCTGGAAGAAGAGAGCAAGGTCAGTCAGTATCTTAATTGTGTATGTTTTATTAATTGTTATCATTAGCATAACAATGAACATCATTATTCCGTCCCTTCAAAGGAATATCACGGATTTTATCGTTAATTTTAACACGTATTACAACAATGCAATCACAGCCATCAAGCAATTGCCCATTGAAAATACCGAGGTCCTGGATACGATTTTAGAAACGGTGACCAGTAAAATCAGCCTCAAAATCCTGTTAGAAAGTATAGGGCTTACCAATATTTTATCATCTTTAAATGTTGTGTTTGGTCTCACTTCCGTTATTTTCAGCAGTGTGATCGCCATCATCACTTCTATATATTTATTGGTGGAAACACATAATTTCAAGAATTATATGTCCCGTGTTTCCAGACTTTTTCTTCCAAGGAAAACGAGAGAGGTGATTGGTAAGTACGGCAATATTATAAGCGAAAGCTTTAAGAAATTCATTGCCTGCCAGCTTTTAGATTCCTGTATTCTTGGCATAATAACCACCATTGAATTTTCCGTTTTAGGATCCAGGCATGCAGTGGCCTTAGGCATGATGCTGGCGATTCTTAATATAATTCCTTACTTTGGTTCTATATTCGGTTCCATCATAGCGGTCATCGTAGTCGCCAGCACCAATGGCATTGGCACTGGCCTGATCACTGCAGTGGTTCTATTAATTACACAGCAGATTGATGGAAATGTGATTCAGCCTAAATTAATGGGGAATTCCTTTTCTCTTAGTCCGGCTTTGATCGTCATTGGCATCTCCATAGGCGGATCTGTAGCAGGGGTCTGGGGGATGATTTTGGCAATTCCAATCGTAAATATAGTAAAACAGATCACGGATGATATGATTGCAGCCAGAGAGGCAGCTGTTTTAGAAGCTGAAAGATATGCAGATGCAGACATGCTGCAACATGAAGATATATAG
- a CDS encoding sodium ion-translocating decarboxylase subunit beta, which produces MILSMFLNKFLSSLSFMHLTVPQFVMVVLALFLAYLAIEKKYEPLLLLPLAFGMAIANLPLSGLSAHDKGGLLYYLYQGISLGIYPPLVFLCIGAMTDFTPLISSPKSALIGLGGQLGIFAALGGALLVGKGLSSVVPAFDGFSLQEAAAIGIIGSSDGPTSIYTAELLAPQLLPVITIAAYSYMALVPLIQPPIMRMLTTEKERVIVMPESKRVTRRQKLIFSFGITFATLLIVPAAGTLIAMLMLGNIIRESGVTERYVRTLQNDLLNILTLLIGISVGSTATADRIINPQTILIICLGLFAFAFGTVGGVLIAKLLCKITGGKVNPLIGNSGVSAMPMAARVSQKLGQEYNPHNHLLMHAMGPIVSSTIGSALIAGIFITFFGP; this is translated from the coding sequence ATGATACTATCGATGTTCTTAAATAAATTTCTTTCTAGTCTTAGTTTCATGCATCTCACCGTACCTCAGTTTGTTATGGTAGTACTTGCGTTATTTCTGGCTTACTTAGCAATAGAAAAGAAATATGAACCCTTATTGCTTCTTCCCCTGGCATTTGGTATGGCCATAGCAAATCTCCCTTTATCCGGCTTGTCCGCACACGATAAGGGCGGGCTGCTTTATTATTTATATCAGGGAATTTCTCTTGGAATCTATCCTCCACTGGTCTTTTTGTGTATCGGAGCCATGACGGATTTTACACCTCTCATCTCATCACCTAAGAGTGCACTCATAGGACTTGGAGGACAGCTTGGTATCTTTGCAGCTTTGGGAGGAGCCTTGCTGGTGGGAAAGGGACTTTCTAGTGTTGTACCGGCATTTGACGGATTCAGTTTACAGGAAGCAGCAGCCATTGGTATTATCGGCAGTTCTGATGGACCGACCTCCATCTATACGGCTGAGCTTCTGGCACCCCAGCTTTTGCCTGTTATTACCATAGCGGCATATTCTTATATGGCCCTGGTGCCTCTGATTCAGCCGCCCATTATGCGTATGCTTACCACGGAAAAAGAGCGGGTCATTGTGATGCCGGAGTCAAAAAGAGTGACACGCCGTCAAAAACTGATTTTTTCCTTTGGTATTACATTCGCCACGCTGCTAATCGTACCGGCAGCAGGAACCTTAATTGCCATGCTGATGCTAGGTAATATCATCAGGGAAAGCGGTGTGACAGAACGATATGTACGGACCTTGCAGAATGACCTGCTGAATATTTTGACACTGCTTATTGGTATTTCCGTAGGCTCTACAGCTACTGCAGATAGAATTATCAATCCTCAGACGATTCTCATAATCTGTCTTGGACTATTCGCATTTGCCTTTGGTACCGTAGGCGGAGTCCTAATTGCAAAGCTGCTATGTAAAATCACAGGCGGTAAGGTTAACCCTCTTATCGGTAATTCAGGGGTATCTGCCATGCCTATGGCAGCCCGTGTTTCCCAGAAGCTTGGTCAGGAATACAATCCCCATAATCATCTGCTCATGCATGCCATGGGGCCGATTGTTTCCAGCACCATAGGTTCTGCCCTGATCGCAGGTATTTTTATTACCTTTTTCGGGCCGTAA
- a CDS encoding TetR/AcrR family transcriptional regulator, translated as MGRNKEFEEDEVLKKAMELFWLQGYEKTSMSDLVEHMGIHRKSLYDTFGDKHSLYLKAIDCYSLNTSEALNCVISQAKTAREGIKNIFSLMIDGTEEHPCGCFIVNAVTEMAMRDKEVDEKAEEALAQSERLMGELIRKGQKDGEFSCSLSADSLAEILHSTLLGVRVYARTSGSREKLHGLADNFLLLLKGNH; from the coding sequence ATGGGACGTAACAAGGAATTTGAGGAAGATGAGGTTCTTAAAAAAGCCATGGAATTATTTTGGCTTCAGGGATATGAGAAGACATCAATGAGCGATTTGGTCGAGCATATGGGAATTCATCGAAAAAGCTTATATGATACCTTTGGCGACAAGCATTCGTTGTACTTAAAAGCCATAGACTGTTATAGCTTAAACACCTCAGAAGCATTAAACTGTGTGATCTCACAGGCAAAGACCGCCAGGGAAGGAATCAAAAATATATTTAGTCTTATGATTGACGGCACTGAAGAACACCCATGTGGTTGCTTTATTGTTAATGCAGTTACTGAGATGGCAATGCGGGATAAGGAAGTAGATGAAAAGGCAGAGGAAGCACTTGCGCAATCAGAGAGACTCATGGGAGAACTGATACGAAAAGGGCAAAAGGATGGAGAATTTTCATGCAGCCTCAGTGCAGATTCCCTGGCTGAAATTCTTCATAGTACTTTACTTGGCGTTCGGGTTTATGCCAGAACATCGGGCAGTAGAGAAAAGCTACACGGTTTAGCTGATAATTTTCTATTGCTATTAAAAGGCAATCATTAA
- a CDS encoding nitroreductase family protein, producing the protein MGLITVNEEKCIKCGLCVEECPTTVIKMESTGPVEINGGSCIACGHCVAVCPKDAMDNEKSPLGMQTEIGDMTKLNPEEAKNFLRSRRSIRTFKSKPVEREKLIQLVDVAHLAPTASNSQGISFLIIDDKNMIEKIVEECINWLENHPTWSNYLGSLIKEYRETKVDKILRDAPSLILSLANKDHYVGRESSIFSLTYLELYAPSLGLGSCWAGLLELCALSEDSPLNKLLHIPEEKKITGCVMVGYPKNKFKRFTERQPLSVSFFND; encoded by the coding sequence ATGGGTTTAATAACAGTAAATGAAGAGAAGTGTATCAAATGCGGGCTCTGTGTAGAGGAATGTCCAACGACGGTAATAAAGATGGAATCAACAGGTCCGGTAGAGATAAATGGTGGTTCCTGTATTGCCTGCGGCCATTGCGTGGCCGTTTGCCCAAAAGACGCTATGGACAATGAGAAGTCACCCCTTGGCATGCAAACCGAGATAGGGGATATGACAAAATTAAATCCAGAAGAGGCTAAGAATTTTCTCCGGTCTCGTCGTTCCATTCGTACCTTTAAGAGTAAGCCCGTAGAGAGAGAGAAACTGATTCAGCTTGTAGATGTAGCTCATCTTGCACCTACAGCCAGTAATTCACAAGGTATTTCTTTTTTGATTATCGATGATAAGAATATGATTGAAAAGATCGTAGAAGAATGTATCAACTGGCTGGAGAATCATCCCACCTGGAGTAACTATTTAGGCTCTTTAATAAAGGAATACAGAGAAACTAAGGTTGACAAGATTCTAAGAGATGCCCCCAGTCTTATTTTATCCTTAGCGAATAAAGATCATTATGTGGGCAGAGAAAGTTCGATTTTTTCATTAACTTATCTGGAGTTATACGCTCCCTCTTTAGGCTTAGGATCCTGCTGGGCTGGGTTATTGGAGTTATGTGCCCTTAGTGAAGATTCTCCGCTTAATAAGCTGTTACATATTCCGGAAGAAAAGAAGATAACAGGCTGTGTCATGGTAGGATACCCAAAGAATAAATTCAAACGTTTTACAGAAAGACAGCCGTTATCCGTATCATTTTTCAACGATTAA
- a CDS encoding metallophosphoesterase — translation MRANKRANKRLTRAFKHATRIPFDSNSKFIFFSDCHRGDDSVSDEFIRNQNIFLHALNYYYKENYVYVEVGDGDELWEYKNFSVIRLAHTDVFTAIKKFFDTGRFIMLYGNHNIYLKSKHFVKTNYYEFYDEYNQKKVDLFKGLEPKEALVLQYKNNNQKILVLHGHQGDIMNDQFWFISMLLLRYLWRYLHLVGFDNPTSPARNLFKRHKVERIYDEWIRRRRVMLICGHTHRPKFPKAEDVPYFNTGCCTRTRGISGIEIVNGEILMVDWRIAADEHGGLQILRTVVRGPIPIEAFDRRQKGRSGAGKKYEDH, via the coding sequence ATGAGAGCGAATAAGAGAGCAAATAAAAGACTGACCAGGGCATTTAAACATGCCACAAGAATACCATTTGATTCTAATTCAAAATTTATATTCTTTAGTGACTGCCATCGTGGAGATGACAGTGTTTCTGATGAGTTTATTAGAAATCAGAATATATTTTTACATGCTTTAAATTATTATTATAAAGAAAATTACGTCTACGTAGAGGTAGGGGACGGGGATGAATTGTGGGAGTATAAAAATTTCAGTGTGATCCGCCTTGCCCATACCGATGTGTTTACAGCCATCAAAAAGTTTTTTGATACCGGGCGTTTTATCATGCTGTATGGCAATCACAATATTTATTTAAAATCAAAGCATTTCGTAAAAACGAATTATTATGAATTTTACGATGAATATAATCAGAAGAAGGTGGATTTGTTTAAGGGCCTGGAGCCCAAGGAGGCCTTGGTCCTTCAATATAAAAACAACAATCAGAAGATATTGGTTCTCCATGGACACCAGGGGGATATCATGAACGACCAGTTTTGGTTCATCTCCATGCTGTTACTTCGTTATCTGTGGCGGTATCTTCATCTGGTTGGCTTTGATAACCCCACAAGCCCTGCCCGCAATCTATTTAAAAGACATAAAGTGGAACGAATTTATGACGAATGGATACGGAGGCGCAGGGTTATGCTGATTTGCGGTCATACCCACAGACCTAAATTTCCAAAGGCAGAAGATGTCCCATATTTTAATACCGGATGCTGCACCCGCACACGAGGAATCTCAGGCATTGAGATTGTAAACGGTGAGATCTTGATGGTTGACTGGAGAATCGCTGCGGATGAACATGGGGGACTTCAAATTCTTCGTACGGTTGTGCGGGGGCCAATACCAATTGAAGCCTTCGACCGAAGGCAAAAAGGCCGTTCCGGAGCTGGTAAGAAATATGAAGATCATTAA
- a CDS encoding PQQ-dependent sugar dehydrogenase: MEITENQNDISQIQAIAENLRIPWAVEVSEDGRLFFTERTGNLRVIENGILNPVTLYTYGPPFVNRGEGGLMGLALDKNFLTNGYMYLMYTYEDQGAIYSRVVRIRLGGNTVSEEKILLDRIPAGLIHNGGRLKVGPDGYLYITTGDGGDRNLSQDRNSLAGKILRIGTDGSIPSDNPFPDSPVYALGLRNPQGLAWNDQGILFASEHGDRTHDEINIIVPGGNYGWPLVTGVGEMPGNDFISPVLESGEDTWAPAGITFVTSGPRSGQLLVATLRGNALVAITFDESGTQAVHVERILSGEFGRLRDVYQAMDGSIYVTTSNTDGREVPNPGDDKILELHSFISS; the protein is encoded by the coding sequence TTGGAGATAACTGAGAATCAAAATGATATCTCCCAGATACAGGCCATTGCAGAGAACTTAAGAATCCCATGGGCCGTAGAGGTCAGTGAAGACGGAAGGTTGTTCTTTACAGAACGCACGGGAAATCTGCGTGTCATAGAAAATGGTATATTAAATCCAGTAACATTGTATACATATGGCCCGCCCTTTGTAAATAGGGGAGAAGGCGGGCTTATGGGGCTCGCGCTGGATAAAAATTTCCTGACGAACGGATATATGTATCTGATGTATACCTATGAGGATCAGGGGGCAATTTACAGCCGTGTGGTTCGTATAAGATTAGGGGGAAATACCGTATCCGAGGAGAAAATTCTTCTGGACCGGATTCCGGCAGGCTTAATTCATAATGGCGGACGGTTAAAAGTTGGACCGGATGGATATCTTTATATAACCACCGGAGATGGGGGAGACCGGAATCTTTCCCAGGATCGAAACAGCCTGGCTGGTAAAATTTTAAGAATTGGAACCGATGGAAGCATTCCTTCTGACAATCCATTTCCAGATTCCCCGGTTTATGCCCTGGGACTTCGAAATCCCCAGGGGCTTGCCTGGAATGACCAGGGGATACTGTTTGCTTCCGAGCATGGAGACAGGACTCATGATGAAATCAACATCATAGTACCAGGGGGCAATTATGGCTGGCCTTTGGTTACAGGCGTCGGGGAAATGCCAGGGAATGATTTTATTTCGCCTGTCCTGGAAAGCGGGGAGGATACCTGGGCTCCGGCAGGAATCACCTTTGTCACCAGTGGTCCCAGAAGCGGTCAGCTCCTTGTGGCAACACTTCGTGGAAATGCACTTGTGGCCATCACGTTTGACGAATCAGGAACCCAGGCAGTTCATGTGGAGCGGATACTTAGCGGTGAGTTTGGACGGCTGAGGGATGTCTATCAGGCCATGGATGGTTCTATATATGTTACTACCAGTAACACAGACGGCAGAGAAGTGCCTAATCCGGGGGATGATAAAATACTAGAGCTTCATTCATTTATTTCATCATAA
- a CDS encoding DUF2207 domain-containing protein, translating to MKLSKQRFHIFFILLTMLLVLGVSPVYAKEDAIPAIDVEATLQRDGSAVIREVWDVRGVSSGTEYYKALNNMKGMSVHSLMVWDETGTQFKTLDDWNTKLSREEKAGKSGILKTSDGYELCWGIGSYGDHQYTIQYTIDGLVKNYGDYAGFYHQFISDLSSPPQSVHVTIKMADTGLTEDNARIWGYGFKGEVKIADNGTLTAISSKSLGNNDYVNVLSRFEKELFPQAPKANMTFEALQKSADNDNSNTALYIALSIVAAAIIIIIFLISFFASRYKLADGSTVRLSGMKQIEVNYSIPFGGSIPAVYSTMQLLRRNISFDKLISAYFIRWQETGYIHMEKQKAEAIVFYPDKTPDSQLERSLYDILSYGTDATGILLISDLEKRGEELYDKLNAWEESVKQEGEEELIRSGAAAAGEKGAVLFTASGFEQAKRILGLQKYLLKMIMQKEDKEADRQLWGDYFVIAALFGIGDKVLKRFKALDPSHFDYFAGRYGCNSYSMFYLMTMTNHISSTASPSSNINGMGGGTSSFGGGGFSGGGGGGSR from the coding sequence ATGAAGTTAAGTAAACAAAGATTCCATATCTTTTTCATATTGCTCACAATGCTGTTAGTTCTGGGTGTAAGTCCCGTGTATGCCAAAGAGGACGCAATACCAGCCATCGATGTGGAGGCCACTCTTCAACGGGATGGTTCTGCAGTGATAAGGGAAGTCTGGGATGTGCGAGGAGTCTCAAGCGGCACGGAATATTACAAGGCACTTAACAATATGAAAGGTATGAGCGTCCACTCTCTTATGGTATGGGATGAGACTGGAACGCAGTTTAAAACTCTGGATGACTGGAACACAAAATTATCCAGAGAGGAAAAGGCGGGCAAAAGCGGCATATTAAAAACCTCTGATGGATATGAGCTCTGCTGGGGAATTGGAAGCTATGGTGACCATCAATACACCATTCAATATACCATCGATGGATTGGTAAAAAATTATGGAGATTACGCAGGATTTTATCACCAGTTTATCTCCGACCTTTCCAGCCCTCCTCAATCTGTCCATGTTACGATTAAAATGGCGGATACAGGCTTAACAGAAGACAATGCCCGCATCTGGGGATATGGCTTTAAAGGTGAGGTAAAAATCGCAGATAATGGCACCCTTACCGCTATTTCTTCCAAATCATTGGGGAATAACGATTATGTAAATGTTCTCTCCCGCTTTGAAAAAGAATTATTCCCTCAGGCCCCCAAAGCAAATATGACATTTGAAGCTCTGCAGAAATCAGCAGATAATGATAACTCAAATACCGCTTTATATATTGCCCTATCGATAGTAGCGGCGGCTATCATTATCATTATTTTCTTAATTTCCTTCTTCGCTTCCAGATATAAGCTGGCAGATGGTAGTACCGTTCGGCTTTCAGGTATGAAACAAATTGAGGTGAATTACTCCATTCCATTCGGCGGCAGTATCCCTGCTGTTTATTCTACGATGCAGTTGCTTCGCAGGAACATTTCCTTTGATAAGCTTATCAGTGCTTATTTCATTCGTTGGCAGGAAACTGGCTATATTCATATGGAAAAACAGAAGGCAGAAGCTATCGTGTTTTATCCGGATAAAACACCTGACTCCCAGTTAGAGCGTTCACTATACGATATCTTAAGTTATGGCACCGATGCCACGGGAATTCTTTTGATTTCAGACCTGGAAAAAAGAGGGGAAGAGCTTTATGATAAGCTTAATGCCTGGGAGGAATCAGTGAAGCAGGAAGGGGAAGAGGAATTAATCCGCTCAGGCGCAGCGGCTGCCGGTGAGAAGGGAGCTGTCCTGTTTACTGCTTCCGGCTTTGAGCAGGCAAAACGGATACTGGGACTTCAAAAATATCTCCTGAAGATGATTATGCAAAAAGAAGACAAAGAGGCAGACAGACAGCTTTGGGGAGATTATTTTGTAATCGCTGCCTTGTTTGGTATTGGTGATAAGGTCTTAAAACGTTTTAAAGCCCTTGATCCTTCCCATTTCGATTATTTCGCTGGAAGATATGGCTGTAATTCCTACAGCATGTTTTACCTTATGACTATGACAAACCATATCTCCAGCACTGCATCTCCCAGTTCAAATATAAACGGTATGGGAGGCGGTACCAGTTCCTTTGGAGGCGGCGGTTTCTCTGGAGGCGGTGGCGGAGGAAGCCGTTAA
- a CDS encoding glycine betaine ABC transporter substrate-binding protein, with translation MSFIQFLGSEYPQIISLLIEHLKLTAISVGLAILIGVPLGIFISYASKAGKPVLSIANIIQAIPSMALLGFMIPLFGIGTVPAVSAVVLYSLLPIIKNTYTGIESINPQTLEAAKGIGLTPLQVLTKVQIPMALPVIMAGVRIASVTAVGLMTMAAFIGAGGLGYLVFSGIRTVNNNQILAGAIPACLLALMVDFLIGLVEKLVTPISLQKGDTVSKKKKRTVQKAGISVAALMLTGIFVFTSLGGSMQGSRTISIGSKDFTEQEIVGNMMADLIEDRTDISVNRRLNLGGTQVCFGALKNGDIDLYVEYSGTAYTDTLKHPPISDMDKVYETVKDELKDIYNIDVLKQMNFNNTYVLAVTQETADKYGFETISDFAKKAGSMTSGLTFEFTNREDGLSGIQKTYGFQIGQNITLDNAPRYSALQKGDVDVIDAYATDGLLKKFNLRSLKDDQKFFPPYYAMPIIRGEALEQYPEIPAILEELNPLLTDEVMGELNYKVDELQQSPEEVAHEFLKEHGLIS, from the coding sequence ATGAGTTTTATACAATTTTTAGGAAGTGAATATCCTCAAATCATTTCATTATTAATCGAACATTTAAAGCTGACTGCTATTTCTGTTGGTCTGGCTATCTTGATTGGCGTACCTCTTGGCATCTTCATCTCTTATGCATCGAAAGCCGGTAAACCGGTTTTATCCATTGCCAATATCATTCAGGCGATTCCCAGTATGGCCCTTTTGGGCTTCATGATTCCTCTCTTTGGAATCGGAACGGTTCCGGCTGTGTCAGCAGTAGTTCTTTATTCCCTGCTCCCCATTATTAAAAATACTTATACGGGAATTGAGAGCATCAATCCCCAGACACTGGAAGCTGCCAAGGGAATTGGTCTGACACCTCTTCAGGTGCTGACAAAAGTGCAGATCCCAATGGCCCTTCCGGTCATCATGGCAGGGGTGCGTATTGCATCCGTAACCGCAGTAGGGCTTATGACCATGGCAGCATTTATCGGAGCCGGAGGCCTTGGTTATCTTGTTTTCTCCGGAATAAGGACAGTGAACAACAACCAGATTCTAGCTGGAGCCATACCAGCCTGTCTGCTTGCACTGATGGTTGATTTTTTAATTGGTCTGGTAGAAAAGTTAGTAACGCCTATAAGTCTCCAAAAGGGAGATACAGTGTCTAAGAAGAAAAAGAGAACCGTTCAGAAAGCTGGAATTAGTGTGGCTGCACTGATGCTTACAGGAATCTTTGTATTTACCTCTCTGGGAGGAAGTATGCAAGGCTCCCGGACTATTTCCATAGGCTCTAAGGATTTTACGGAGCAGGAGATTGTAGGAAATATGATGGCGGATCTTATCGAGGACCGTACCGATATTTCAGTTAACAGAAGGCTGAACCTTGGAGGAACTCAGGTATGCTTTGGAGCATTGAAAAATGGTGACATTGACCTCTATGTGGAATATAGTGGAACGGCTTATACCGATACGCTTAAGCACCCGCCCATCAGCGACATGGATAAGGTCTATGAGACGGTAAAAGATGAATTAAAAGATATCTACAATATTGATGTATTAAAGCAAATGAATTTTAATAACACGTATGTACTTGCCGTAACTCAGGAGACAGCAGACAAGTACGGCTTTGAGACCATCAGTGATTTTGCAAAGAAGGCAGGTAGTATGACCTCAGGGCTGACCTTTGAATTTACCAACCGGGAAGATGGTCTTTCCGGGATTCAAAAGACGTATGGCTTTCAGATTGGCCAAAACATTACCTTAGACAATGCTCCCCGTTATTCAGCCCTGCAAAAAGGTGACGTAGATGTGATTGATGCCTATGCAACAGATGGCCTCTTAAAGAAATTTAATTTAAGATCTCTGAAAGATGATCAAAAATTCTTTCCTCCTTATTATGCAATGCCGATTATCCGTGGAGAGGCACTGGAACAGTATCCGGAAATTCCCGCCATTTTGGAAGAATTAAATCCACTGTTAACAGACGAGGTTATGGGCGAGCTGAACTATAAGGTGGATGAATTACAGCAGTCTCCGGAAGAGGTTGCCCACGAATTTTTAAAGGAACATGGACTGATATCATGA
- a CDS encoding ABC transporter ATP-binding protein, giving the protein MIQFERISKRYKTKQVLNEVTFTIKSGSLVAVIGESGCGKTTLLKMINRLIKPTSGTISIDGKSINSMDEVALRRSIGYVIQQTGLFPHMTVKENIELIPKLEKRAAADIEKNTEQLMQMVGLDCNEFLHRYPTELSGGQQQRVGVARAFAIDPNIILMDEPFSALDPMTRSDLQDELVQLQAKLKKTIVFVTHDMDEAIKIADMICIMKDGDVLQYDTPENILNNPKDEFVSNFVGKNRIWSSPEYIKVSDIMIENPVIAYKDLTVLKCIEKMRQNKVDSLLIVDRATRHLEGIVKAKRLRGVEDRTRLAEEYMYEDYPSLLPEQCILDALKIVTENQVSTVPVVDEEKRLKGLITRSSLVTTLSQQYFDYEGGEA; this is encoded by the coding sequence ATGATACAATTTGAACGAATTTCAAAGCGATATAAGACAAAACAAGTTCTTAATGAAGTTACATTTACGATTAAAAGTGGCAGCCTGGTGGCTGTGATTGGAGAGAGTGGCTGCGGTAAGACAACACTTCTAAAAATGATCAATCGTCTGATTAAGCCCACATCGGGCACGATTTCTATTGATGGTAAAAGTATAAACAGTATGGATGAGGTGGCTTTAAGAAGGAGTATCGGCTACGTCATACAGCAGACCGGACTGTTTCCTCATATGACAGTAAAGGAAAACATCGAGCTGATTCCAAAGCTGGAAAAAAGAGCTGCAGCAGACATTGAAAAAAATACGGAACAGCTGATGCAGATGGTGGGCCTTGACTGTAATGAGTTCTTACACCGTTATCCAACAGAGCTCAGTGGAGGGCAGCAGCAGAGAGTGGGGGTTGCCAGAGCCTTTGCCATTGACCCCAATATTATTCTCATGGATGAACCTTTTTCAGCGCTTGACCCCATGACAAGGTCTGACCTTCAAGATGAGCTGGTGCAGCTCCAGGCAAAGCTTAAAAAGACCATTGTTTTTGTAACGCATGACATGGATGAAGCCATTAAAATCGCGGATATGATCTGCATTATGAAGGACGGTGATGTTCTTCAATACGACACGCCGGAAAACATTTTAAACAACCCCAAGGATGAATTCGTATCAAACTTCGTAGGGAAGAACAGAATCTGGTCTTCGCCGGAGTATATAAAGGTATCCGATATTATGATTGAGAATCCGGTCATTGCATATAAAGATCTGACTGTTTTAAAGTGCATTGAAAAAATGCGCCAGAATAAAGTAGACAGTCTTTTAATCGTGGATCGTGCCACAAGACATCTGGAAGGAATCGTAAAGGCTAAAAGGCTGAGGGGAGTGGAAGACAGGACCCGTCTGGCTGAGGAATATATGTATGAAGATTATCCGTCTCTGTTACCAGAGCAGTGTATTTTGGATGCACTGAAGATAGTAACGGAAAACCAGGTATCCACAGTTCCCGTGGTGGATGAGGAAAAGCGCTTAAAGGGTCTCATCACACGAAGCAGCCTGGTCACCACGTTAAGCCAGCAGTATTTTGACTATGAAGGAGGAGAGGCATAA
- a CDS encoding TrkA C-terminal domain-containing protein, whose protein sequence is MAIEVKNKTAIPRYQQIAVEVAARIANGEYPEGEKIYARSSLASQYSVSPETARRAICILSDLGIVTSEKGNGIIIRSQKKAAQYIQQNGKRQTIDTIKENLLKSVSRQKQEMEILNDCLKDLIEASVHFRSMNPFMPFEIKITKDCAYLNQTVTEIQFWQRTGATVIGVSRNDTIMKSPGPYVALSENDTIYFVTQDDTSDRVKEFLYPPQ, encoded by the coding sequence ATGGCCATAGAGGTAAAAAATAAAACAGCCATTCCCCGCTATCAGCAGATTGCCGTTGAAGTTGCTGCACGAATTGCCAACGGGGAATATCCGGAGGGAGAGAAAATCTATGCCCGATCCTCCCTTGCCAGCCAGTACAGTGTGTCTCCGGAGACCGCACGTCGGGCGATATGCATCTTAAGCGATCTTGGAATCGTTACCTCTGAAAAGGGAAATGGTATTATTATCAGGTCCCAGAAAAAGGCTGCACAATACATTCAGCAAAACGGCAAGAGGCAGACCATTGATACCATCAAAGAAAATCTTTTAAAAAGTGTGAGCCGTCAGAAACAGGAAATGGAGATTTTAAATGATTGTCTGAAGGACTTAATTGAGGCATCTGTACATTTCCGTTCCATGAATCCGTTTATGCCATTTGAAATAAAAATCACAAAGGACTGTGCTTATTTGAATCAAACGGTCACGGAAATACAATTCTGGCAGCGCACAGGTGCTACGGTCATAGGTGTCAGCAGAAACGATACCATTATGAAATCGCCAGGACCATACGTTGCGTTATCGGAGAACGATACCATATATTTTGTTACTCAGGATGATACGTCAGACAGGGTAAAAGAATTTTTATATCCACCCCAATAA